The following proteins are encoded in a genomic region of Heptranchias perlo isolate sHepPer1 chromosome 6, sHepPer1.hap1, whole genome shotgun sequence:
- the LOC137323179 gene encoding interleukin-18 receptor 1-like, with protein MSGNDAVYESPVRTFTEDNRTFMITPLVFNEIKAEHLNRSFQCVLVCPEADAFGDVILLEKGKNDIGPKVLLLIMTIAVFIILAVVYIEFKIYFALCFRDLTARDETLHDSKEYDAYVLLLKSDENLLSAKGEETFALELLPAILEQQFGYRLCIFERDVLPGGASADDILSYINKCRRLIIILCAERMADDSSIYELMIGLHQALVERLIIPILIEYNPIRDITFLPESLQLILRSNRTVKWRSASLSQNSCFWKKMRYLMPAKHIKASEYSQNGRTIHSLSKENNPSFSNLAT; from the exons ATGAGTGGAAACGATGCAGTCTATGAAAGTCCTGTAAG GACTTTTACTGAGGACAACAGAACATTTATGATAACACCGCTTGTGTTCAACGAAATCAAGGCAGAACATCTGAATCGATCTTTTCAGTGTGTTTTAGTTTGTCCAGAGGCTGATGCATTTGGCGATGTCATTCTTCTGGAAAAAG GCAAGAACGATATTGGCCCAAAAGTCCTGCTGCTAATCATGACCATAGCTGTTTTCATCATTTTAGCAGTTGTGTATATCGAATTCAAGATTTATTTTGCCCTTTGCTTCAGGGACCTCACTGCCAGGGATGAAACTCTACACG ACAGTAAGGAATATGATGCATATGTGTTGCTCCTTAAGAGTGATGAGAATCTCCTCAGTGCTAAGGGAGAAGAAACATTTGCTTTGGAGCTGTTACCTGCAATTCTAGAACAACAATTTGGTTATCGGCTGTGCATCTTTGAACGTGATGTTCTTCCGGGAGGAG CTTCTGCAGATGATATACTTTCCTATATTAACAAATGTAGAAGATTAATTATAATACTATGTGCTGAACGCATGGCAGATGACAGTTCTATATATGAACTGATGATAGGCCTTCATCAAGCTTTGGTTGAAAGGTTAATAATACCAATACTTATTGAATATAATCCAATTAGAGACATTACGTTTTTGCCAGAGTCACTTCAGCTTATTTTGAGATCAAACAGGACAGTGAAGTGGAGAAGTGCATCTCTATCACAGAATTCATGCTTTTGGAAGAAGATGAGATATCTTATGCCTGCAAAGCATATCAAAGCATCTGAATATTCCCAAAATGGAAGAACCATTCACTCAttatctaaggagaacaatcccagcttctccaatcttgccacataa